A window from Podospora bellae-mahoneyi strain CBS 112042 chromosome 1 map unlocalized CBS112042p_1, whole genome shotgun sequence encodes these proteins:
- a CDS encoding uncharacterized protein (EggNog:ENOG503NX0P; COG:K), whose amino-acid sequence MNQPPYPPNMHQHPSQHPHQHPHPHQQQHPHQHQQPHPLSHQHQHQHQHPQHQSPYSTEMHPPPHPVSSYPPHQIQPLPSMPPPSFQDGLVQAQAAQAQGAPPPGPASEASPQSGSGGQERPPLTTEQLEEIRKNLIPFSSRDAQGRKYTLDVVQQPQRARMCGFGDKDRRPITPPPCVRLIVTDENTGKEIDCNEIEYGMYVLNVDLWDEHALKEVNLVRHTTASPSISSTSPASYAQMESTPAYSNILPSNIPPRDVGYGQVYPPPGQAVGPYGMQPAYGAGFVGAPNSGYGQAPYFRDYPQEVGMSYGFGPPRVFEPSYGIGGQRMSIGGTAPSGMFTRNLIGSLAASAFRLNDPDDKIGIWFVLQDLSVRTEGCFRLRFSFVNVGIPMSNPGSGANGVVNQGSAPVLAAVFSEVFQVYSAKKFPGVCESTPLSKCFATQGIKIPIRKDGHEKKGNADDDDDYGN is encoded by the exons ATGAATCAACCACCCTACCCCCCCAACATGCATCAGcatccatctcaacaccCGCACCAGCATCCGCACCcgcatcagcaacaacatccccatcaacaccagcaaccacacccactttctcaccagcaccagcaccagcaccagcacccgCAGCACCAAAGCCCTTACTCCACCGAGATGCACCCACCTCCGCACCCTGTGTCATCCTACCCGCCTCATCAGATTCAGCCGCTCCCATCTATGCCCCCTCCATCCTTCCAGGACGGTCTAGTTCAGGCACAGGCAGCCCAGGCGCAAGGAGCTCCGCCGCCCGGCCCGGCGAGTGAAGCCAGTCCTCAGTCAGGCTCGGGGGGGCAGGAACGTCCGCCACTGACGACCgagcagctggaggagatcAGGAAGAACCTGattcccttctcttcccgAGACGCCCAGGGCAGGAAATACAC CCTCGATGTTGTGCAACAGCCACAACGTGCACGAAtgtgtggttttggagaCAAG GACCGCCgtcccatcacccctccaccctgTGTACGACTGATTGTGACGGACGAGAACACGGGCAAAGAAATTGATTGCAA CGAGATCGAGTATGGCATGTATGTCCTGAATGTGGACTTGTGGGACGAACATGCGCTCAAGGAGGTCAATCTTGTTCGGCACACGACAGCTTCACCTTCCATCTCTTCGACTTCGCCAGCTTCCTATGCTCAGATGGAATCAACACCGGCATACTCAAACATTCTGCCCTCCAACATCCCGCCGAGGGATGTGGGATACGGGCAGGTGTACCCACCCCCCGGACAAGCCGTCGGTCCTTATGGGATGCAACCAGCATACGGAG CCGGCTTTGTTGGCGCTCCCAACAGCGGTTATGGACAGGCCCCCTATTTTAGAGACTACCCCCAGGAAGTGGGCATGTCGTATGGATTTGGGCCCCCACGCGTCTTCGAACCGTCCTATGGCATCGGAGGGCAGCGCATGTCTATCGGCGGAACCGCGCCATCAGGCATGTTTACGAGAAATCTTATTGGGAGCCTGGCCGCCAGTGCCTTCCGTCTCAACGACCCAGATGACAAGATTGGCATCTGGTTTGTGCTTCAGGACTTGAGTGTGAGGACAGAGGGTTGCTTCCG TCTTCGGTTCTCCTTTGTCAACGTCGGAATTCCCATGTCGAACCCCGGATCTGGCGCCAACGGCGTCGTCAACCAAGGAAGTGCCCCCGTGCTGGCCGCGGTCTTTTCGGAGGTTTTCCAGGTCTATTCCGCCAAGAAATTTCCCGGTGTCTGCGAGAGCACGCCGCTCAGCAAGTGTTTCGCTACCCAGGGCATCAAGATCCCTATTCGCAAGGATGGGcacgagaagaagggcaatgcggatgatgatgatgattatgGTAACTAG
- a CDS encoding uncharacterized protein (EggNog:ENOG503NYR2; COG:T), whose protein sequence is MDDGSLGEEAPASRPGQLFDHHHHHHNPQHHQQLFEYQQQHHTQHHHSHDPYDPYEHHFHPGADLDRDLDPRPGGQIPPLASHAAASNLQAFAANSSLDDSLDPDDFYRSYQGAQQPRNESPQTVDLMAQASSSSRQTPSTRSNGNGTASRPSGLPTNRNALRPSQRAVSNPVDDRSSKAANSFPTSVKEMKKKFDQTATQPGAATRKPLPRSSSSTNGRATGTGSNSSTYGSSRGTSSVRGTSVTRGTQQPTDDQQSFASRISRPRTATSSHPQPSKQNHHASPRIPAVPKGPEPGLSRQPGLLFGEILPEHNDSATVGFGIENARPRRTSESSIHHSRLQMRSLSDPDIEPPSPTDWYRGAAPSDQQALEHPSVNTSIPKNHNRAQSDFAGSKLGMRRQFPNESAVASPISPTSPTSPTSRLPIMVKKISNQSDSPASTRSNSPSLKYAAASGRTSRQHVPSSRSRTPTTSATVSTPQIKTPTARKGPPSSITTTGSRLNAHVAVTPPKLSPSLRSSRPRQSVATATTAASRMRAVERERGSSPQRQPLRPTPKAEGSGTRRRKLSVGPIDFAQRRETIKLAYSKSIRDSQAKEARQAAADKRKRELEVVAKIKLEAEAATMAAVANANAAAAAAAIRPARSTDNLRFVEIGIEKEASSSHLQPPVGDSPAPPVPATPAPPVPLEPLRLEIPGSFPNVGSSHLEPEEEPMSACSASTATTEFEIDDQPEPERPENTAAIDEALGMTMPGLTQVTFVPESFQHETSSPPAEQAVVPVLHKKASYQSPFDEDEEVDDDSVSIKISLDTSTEPQMSPQLTPTRTDFQPEPTSTAAPSQDEDDEYVPRPYTFTSDNYETTVTILGPENDFRPLHHNPPRVAMPAADLPRQDERQTAGNVTIEAPETSHLEDVVRFEEPRIVLDKLDRLEDFYVGPRLSDNVASLRDSTCTSSDSGTPFDTQPPLAEYEKTPNTLHSLTVPSLLAPGNRLSQNSAWTDFSFGSDDHNAGLQSTHSQQSLGYESQKSGLEEFRSHSPDKSPLDRSGAATPPMLAERQRSSYQLYAHEKGTDRVSEEEECQTEERDEDVPLPQEEHVAARPQRQPPPPPSFEFVEDDRETSVYGQETRPTSFLHPQQESRPQSEVLSPDSGSQVTFETLDRSNISVNDSETLTESVVERPSLSAEAQEEQKRLRQRQLVIRELIDTEDAFVRDMSVVEEIYKGTAEACPNLDSKTIKLIFRNTDEIIAFHAAFVAEFKEGASTVYTPKARRSPILTPSAAPSIKDSDSATLNSVTSSAKPELDDEKDRLTSIGPVFSKSIEQLKAVHEVYLRSSDQSSKRLVQIQEDEGVMLWLNECNEVAKELTSAWNLDSLLVKPMQRITKYPDIITHLLKYTPADHPDREPLVAARSAVIDAIDEINKSKKNYELVGQIVSNRKRKDSDVRGIARAFGKRVDKLQATSPKTAEDEDYRKLQQQFGDDYLRLQVVLRDVEYYTRNVSTYVHEFLQYLSSMELVMRLQPSRDYAHIESKWVQFNVSMRDIEKIALERHLSDVRKHVIEPFEQVIKCYGNPGLAMKKRAKRRLDYEKFAQLKANGKKVDKQLTELVEQYEALNETLKKELPKLSAMTARIGNICLGKFISIQTAWYKMWQDKVKAPLQDASHVPEVSEIVSGFQREFALQEERAMLLAILNPTLRPRFSHSTTDGGDSSSLLSRTKSRPSDLQPTRSRGLSINSEHAPTLPTPDFVRRNSGQFSLSPASSALPSPAHYYRDYYSGINGSHARVSSNSPITSDPNSRSAVGLPMRPGTGRSFDSNSLPRQSTESTVMTSAMAGGGPSRRGSNSTYNSSAYPGPSNSTGDTRRLSGLFHSALPPDDAEEFYPPQVMSRASSTQRSRDDSGYRVLWLAASLFEFHIETSKMEAGYPYLTYQAGEIFDVIAEKGELWLARNQDDPRGTVGWIWSKHFAKLADS, encoded by the exons ATGGACGATGGCAGtcttggagaggaggcgcCTGCTTCGCGCCCCGGCCAGCTCTTcgaccatcaccatcaccaccataacccccagcatcaccagcagctTTTCGAataccaacaacagcaccacacccagcaccaccactcccacgaCCCCTACGACCCTTATGAACACCACTTCCACCCCGGCGCCGATCTCGACCGAGACCTAGACCCCCGACCCGGCGGCCAAATACCCCCCCTCGCCTCGCATGCCGCGGCCTCGAACCTCCAGGCGTTTGCTGCCAATTCCTCTCTGGACGACTCGCTAGATCCCGACGACTTTTACCGTAGCTACCAAGGTGCGCAGCAGCCCAGGAATGAGTCCCCGCAAACCGTAGATCTCATGGCCCAGGCCTCGTCCAGCTCTCGACAGACGCCCTCTACGCGCTCCAACGGCAACGGAACGGCATCAAGGCCATCAGGGCTCCCCACGAACCGCAATGCTCTTCGACCGAGTCAGCGTGCCGTGTCGAACCCCGTCGACGACCGTTCGTCCAAAGCAGCCAACAGTTTTCCCACGAGTGTGAAAGAGATGAAAAAGAAGTTTGACCAGACCGCCACACAGCCCGGGGCAGCGACTCGAAAGCCACTGCCCAGGTcatccagcagcaccaatgGAAGGGCCACTGGCACGGGGAGCAATTCGTCAACATATGGTTCCAGCAGAGGGACATCTAGTGTTCGGGGAACATCTGTCACTCGGGGAACACAACAACCGACCGATGATCAGCAGTCATTTGCGAGCAGGATCAGTCGACCTCGTACGGCAACGTCGTCACATCCACAGCCATCCAAGCAAAACCACCATGCCTCACCGAGGATTCCTGCAGTGCCCAAAGGACCGGAACCAGGCCTCTCCCGCCAGCCCGGCCTCTTGTTTGGTGAGATACTGCCTGAACACAACGACTCGGCCACAGTCGGCTTTGGGATCGAAAATGCCCGGCCACGGAGGACGTCCGAGTCTAGTATTCATCATTCAAGGTTACAGATGCGCAGTTTATCAGATCCAGACATCGAGCCTCCGTCACCCACCGACTGGTACCGCGGCGCCGCGCCAAGCGACCAGCAGGCCCTCGAGCATCCAAGCGTCAACACGAGTATACCCAAAAACCATAACCGAGCTCAGAGCGACTTTGCTGGATCCAAGTTGGGAATGAGGCGTCAGTTTCCCAATGAATCCGCTGTGGCCTCACCGATATCACCGACCTCgccgacctccccaacctcccgtCTCCCTAtcatggtgaagaagatcagTAACCAGAGTGACAGTCCCGCCTCAACTCGTTCGAACTCCCCTTCGCTCAAGTACGCAGCTGCCAGCGGGAGAACATCTCGGCAGCATGTACCATCCAGCCGGTCGAGGACGCCGACGACCAGTGCGACGGTTTCAACACCTCAgatcaaaacaccaacagcTCGCAAAGGCCCACCCTCGAGCATAACCACGACAGGCAGCCGGCTGAATGCCCATGTTGCTGTCACTCCTCCGAAATTGTCACCCAGTCTTCGTAGCTCGCGGCCACGGCAATCTGTGGCGACggccaccacagcagcatcCAGAATGCGAGCCGTAGAACGGGAACGAGGTTCGTCACCCCAGAGACAACCTTTGAGGCCCACTCCAAAAGCAGAAGGATCTGGCACACGGAGGCGCAAACTCTCTGTCGGGCCCATTGACTTTGCACAGCGCCGTGAGACTATCAAACTTGCCTACAGCAAGTCCATCAGAGACAGCCAGGCCAAGGAAGCGAgacaggctgctgctgacaagaggaaaagggagctggaggtggtggccaAGATCAAATTGGAAGCAGAAGCGGCCACGATGGCTGCCGTCGCCAATGCCaatgccgccgctgccgctgccgccatAAGGCCGGCCCGATCGACTGACAACTTGAGGTTTGTGGAGATTGGTATCGAGAAAGAGGCATCATCGTCGCATTTGCAACCACCGGTTGGAGACTCCCCAGCGCCACCAGTGCCTGCAACACCAGCTCCACCGGTCCCGTTGGAACCCCTGAGGTTGGAAATACCAGGCAGTTTTCCCAATGTTGGGTCATCTCATCTGGAACCAGAGGAAGAACCCATGTCTGCTTGCTCAGCTAGCACTGCAACGACCGAGTTCGAAATTGATGACCAGCCTGAGCCAGAAAGGCCAGAAAACACAGCTGCCATAGATGAAGCTTTGGGCATGACAATGCCTGGCCTCACGCAAGTCACCTTTGTACCAGAAAGCTTTCAACATGAAACTTCTAGCCCGCCGGCCGAGCAGGCCGTGGTTCCAGTATTACACAAGAAGGCGTCTTATCAATCTCCatttgatgaggatgaggaggtcgaTGACGACAGTGTATCCATAAAAATTTCGCTTGACACGTCCACGGAGCCCCAGATGTCTCCCCAGCTAACACCAACCCGCACTGACTTTCAGCCGGAGCCTACCTCCACTGCCGCACCGAGCCAGGACGAAGACGATGAGTACGTGCCCCGACCGTACACATTTACCTCGGACAACTACGAAACAACGGTCACCATTCTCGGCCCAGAAAATGATTTCCGGCCGTTGCACCACAACCCGCCTCGTGTTGCCATGCCGGCAGCAGATCTGCCACGACAGGATGAACGACAGACGGCCGGCAATGTGACGATTGAGGCACCGGAAACTTCGCAtttggaggatgtggtgcGGTTTGAGGAGCCCAGAATTGTGCTGGACAAGCTGGATCGGCTGGAAGACTTTTATGTCGGACCGCGTTTGAGTGACAATGTGGCATCGTTGCGTGATTCAACATGTACATCGTCAGATTCTGGAACTCCTTTTGACACGCAGCCACCACTGGCAGAGTACGAAAAGACACCAAACACATTGCACAGTTTGACTGTCCCTTCGCTGCTGGCACCTGGGAATCGTCTCAGTCAGAATTCTGCCTGGACCGACTTTTCCTTTGGAAGCGACGACCACAATGCCGGCCTACAAAGCACGCATTCTCAGCAGTCTCTTGGATACGAAAGCCAAAAATCTGGTTTGGAAGAGTTTCGATCTCACAGCCCGGACAAGTCACCGCTGGATAGGTCCGGTGCTGCTACTCCGCCCATGTTGGCCGAACGGCAGCGTAGCAGTTACCAACTCTATGCCCATGAAAAGGGAACGGACCGTGTctctgaagaagaagagtgcCAAACAGAAGAGCGCGACGAGGATGTGCCGCTGCCGCAGGAAGAACATGTGGCTGCGCGTCCACAGCggcagccaccacctcctccgtccttTGAGTTTGTGGAAGATGATCGAGAGACGTCTGTGTACGGGCAAGAAACTAGGCCAACAAGCTTCCTGCATCCTCAGCAAGAGTCGCGGCCACAGTCCGAAGTTCTATCACCCGATTCTGGATCGCAAGTCACTTTTGAAACACTCGACCGGTCCAATATTTCGGTTAATGACAGCGAGACGCTCACCGAGTCTGTTGTTGAGAGGCCATCACTATCGGCTGAAgcgcaggaggagcaaaagagGCTGCGCCAGCGTCAATTGGTTATACGGGAACTGATTGATACCGAGGATGCGTTTGTCAGAGACATGAGCGTGGTTGAGGAAATCTACAAGGGGACTGCCGAAGCCTGTCCCAACCTGGACAGCAAGACGATCAAGTTGATCTTTAGGAATACGGATGAAATCATTGCTTTTCATGCCGCGTTCGTTGCCGAGTTCAAGGAGGGAGCATCTACGGTGTACACTCCCAAGGCCCGACGGTCACCTATTCTCACCCCTTCGGCTGCCCCGTCGATCAAGGACTCCGATTCAGCTACCTTGAACTCTGTTACTTCTTCTGCAAAGCCTGAGCTGGACGATGAGAAGGACCGCCTCACATCTATTGGGCCGGTGTTCTCAAAGAGCATCGAACAGCTAAAGGCTGTGCACGAGGTGTATTTGCGATCCAGTGACCAGTCGTCCAAACGCCTCGTCCAGATTCAGGAAGACGAGGGTGTCATGCTCTGGCTCAATGAGTGTAATGAGGTCGCCAAGGAGCTGACTTCTGCCTGGAATTTGGACTCGCTGTTGGTGAAGCCCATGCAGCGCATCACAAAATACCCAGACATTATCACACATCTGCTCAAATATACGCCGGCAGATCATCCGGACAGGGAACCATTGGTTGCTGCGCGGTCGGCCGTCATCGACGCCATTGATGAGATcaacaagtccaagaagaatTATGAGCTGGTTGGACAAATCGTCAGCAATAGGAAGCGCAAAGATTCGGATGTCCGCGGCATTGCCAGGGCTTTTGGAAAACGGGTTGACAAACTCCAGGCGACCAGTCCGAAAACGGCAGAGGACGAGGATTACAGGAagctgcagcagcagtttGGTGATGATTACCTCCGTCTCCAGGTGGTTCTGAGAGATGTTGAGTATTACACGAGGAACGTGTCGACCTATGTGCACGAATTCCTTCAGTATCTCTCGTCCATGGAGCTGGTGATGCGACTGCAGCCGTCTAGAGACTATGCTCACATCGAAAGTAAATGGGTTCAGTTCAATGTCTCGATGAGAGACATTGAGAAGATTGCGTTGGAGCGACAT CTTTCTGATGTCCGCAAACACGTCATTGAACCCTTTGAGCAGGTCATCAAGTGCTACGGCAACCCTGGTCTGGCTATGAAGAAAAGAGCCAAACGCCGCCTGGACTATGAGAAGTTTGCCCAGCTCAAGGCCAACGGGAAGAAGGTGGACAAGCAGTTGACAGAGCTCGTGGAGCAGTATGAGGCTCTGAATGAGACGCTGAAAAAGGAGCTGCCCAAGCTTTCTGCCATGACTGCCAGGATTGGCAATATCTGTCTTGGCAAGTTCATCAGCATCCAAACAGCCTGGTATAAGATGTGGCAGGACAAAGTCAAAGCACCGCTCCAAGATGCAAGCCATGTTCCTGAAGTGTCGGAGATTGTGTCGGGCTTCCAGCGAGAGTTTGCGCTGCAAGAAGAGAGGGCCATGTTGCTCGCCATCTTGAATCCTACGCTGAGACCTAGGTTTTCTCACTCGACAACCGACGGCGGCGATAGCTCTTCGCTGCTTTCGAGAACAAAGTCTCGGCCGAGCGACCTCCAGCCAACTCGTTCCAGGGGGTTGTCCATCAACAGCGAACACGCCCCTACACTGCCAACTCCGGACTTTGTGAGACGCAACAGTGGCCAGTTCAGTCTCTCGCCAGCAAGCAGTGCGCTCCCCAGCCCGGCTCATTACTACCGAGACTATTACTCTGGTATCAATGGCAGCCATGCCCGGGTGAGCTCCAACTCACCGATCACTTCTGACCCCAACTCGAGGTCAGCTGTCGGCCTACCGATGCGTCCAGGCACGGGACGTAGCTTTGACTCGAACAGTCTTCCAAGGCAGAGCACAGAGTCAACTGTTATGACCTCGGCCAtggcaggaggagggccaAGCAGGCGGGGTTCAAACTCGACCTACAACAGCTCGGCTTACCCTGGACCGAGTAATAGTACGGGGGACACACGGCGGTTATCGGGTTTGTTCCACTCCGCGCTGCCACCGGACGACGCAGAGGAGTTTTACCCCCCACAGGTGATGTCACGGGCATCTAGCACGCAGCGGAGCAGGGACGACAGCGGGTATAGAGTGCTCTGGCTGGCGGCTTCGCTGTTTGAGTTTCACATTGAGACGTCGAAGATGGAGGCAGGGTACCCTTATTTGACGTACCAGGCTGGCGAA ATCTTTGATGTCATTGCCGAAAAAGGTGAGCTCTGGCTTGCGAGGAATCAAGATGACCCCCGGGGTACGGTGGGATGGATCTGGTCGAAGCATTTTGCCAAGTTGGCAGATTCTTGA
- the EST2 gene encoding Telomerase reverse transcriptase (COG:B; COG:L; EggNog:ENOG503NVFF) — MTTILASRPAKGKRSRDNSGELTHNGSADHPAKHQRTGHEPRDAVVKHALLSQYYSETQTLRQYALSKLPTSSRIRRKKIATVGLSGSSVQKSSTEEETILGELLDTTLVAWRHDATARKNSYRWEKWIAFSQKGKGDESYVTLSDGLRRSMYSQSDSTNLHGRLSKIVDFVIWLLFSQQEAGVRLKHLLCDGFRRSVNENAHPKEAAAPSKPIPGLFAVERNQQVEALREKPWPQLLMLLGKEGERIMIDLLVDCAIFRAVKAGKGNMQQLCGIPISELSPLEAKPIDKENPVRPSEISFVRSRMLYARAALNARGAVLFGLRHIHVLNRFPYKAPTPTEEDTNHGNVVHILVYMFPRQFGLHNPFTSVVDRQKTTQKFQDYTLREEEIAEKFSKLDTHGKPIRHVPKRLRGQVQHLVERLQILHGRCAYAEMMKHYCPVPGLTASRKKASTSMERSLVSPSRPAGKASRGKKKTRQNAAPDWNLKYSSLTELATPTSSVSAFCQAILAKVIPNEFWGQGDAQEHNKACLLKKVHEFIHLRRFESMCLHEVMQGMKLQDIDWLAPPGLANQKCSQSDMQKRTEIFYEFLYYLFDSFLIPLIRSNFYVTDSSVDKYCLFFYRHDVWRYVAEPAMAALKTRMFEEVRLEDALRILGSRKLGLAHLRLVPKETNMRPLMNLSRRTLRPGGKAGLSYSINTNLGPVNSVLKLERTRNAERLGSSLFSVSDIYPRIKAFKTSLGQGYHKLYFAKVDVTAAYDTIPQDAMIKLLRQIPKQAFYKIKKHAEVSPLEMVLGQGSTAKAASRWPSVAQPNKDPLPFSQFIETTLAPTKKDTIFVDRSNAQKTHNTRDLMSLSTSHIKDNLIRIGKKHYRQKSGIPQGSVISSALCNYFYADLERTHLSCLFSDDNTNDSLLLRLIDDFLLITTSLPKATQFITTMHSGVPAYGVTVNPSKSLVNFPVTINGTTLPTLQSKNNNRPAQFPYTGLFINTKTLEISKDNTALTGNPKSVFNSLTVEHTRRPGRNFSRKVLASFKLQSGIHLFDTSLNSRPKVLANAFAAFVVCARKMWAYGRCMGKKRQPGGVVVKDTIRSLIDVAFLLLTSKSRKERWPGYECMVTKGEVAWLVMVAFRQVLVRKQTGYREVVVWLQEETVNLSKGKKGVAVAGLIKIIRGVGI, encoded by the exons ATGACAACTATTCTTGCGTCAAGACCGGCCAAAGGGAAGAGGAGTCGAGACAATAGTGGCGAACTAACTCACAACGGCTCTGCTGATCACCCTGCAAAACACCAGAGGACCGGGCATGAACCACGCGATGCCGTTGTCAAGCATGCGCTGTTGAGTCAGTACTATTCTGAGACACAAACATTACGACAGTACGCACTGTCGAAACTGCCAACCTCTTCACGCATCCGGCGCAAGAAAATCGCAACAGTAGGGCTTTCTGGCTCTTCTGTCCAGAAGTCTTCAACTGAAGAGGAGACTATCTTGGGAGAGCTGCTGGACACAACACTTGTTGCCTGGCGCCACGATGCCACCGCGAGAAAGAACAGCTACCGCTGGGAGAAGTGGATTGCCTTCTCGCAGAAGGGAAAAGGAGATGAATCCTATGTGACCTTGTCAGATGGACTGAGGAGGTCCATGTACTCGCAATCCGAT TCCACCAACTTACATGGCCGTCTGTCAAAGATTGTAGACTTTGTTATCTGGCTTCTTTTCTCCCAGCAGGAGGCTGGTGTCCGGTTGAAGCATTTGTTATGCGACGGCTTTCGGAGAAGTGTAAATGAGAATGCTCATCCGAAGGAGGCAGCCGCCCCAAGCAAGCCAATCCCCGGGCTCTTTGCAGTAGAACGCAATCAGCAAGTAGAAGCCCTCAGGGAAAAGCCATGGCCACAGCTTCTCATGCTCTTGGGCAAAGAAGGGGAGCGCATCATGATCGACCTGCTTGTCGACTGTGCCATTTTCCGGGCTGTAAAAGCAGGCAAAGGCAACATGCAACAGCTTTGTGGGATTCCCATTTCAGAACTGAGCCCTTTGGAGGCAAAGCCCATCGACAAAGAAAATCCCGTGCGCCCCTCCGAGATCTCTTTTGTCAGAAGCCGTATGCTCTATGCCAGAGCTGCTCTCAATGCTCGTGGCGCTGTTCTCTTTGGCTTACGTCACATTC ATGTGTTGAACAGGTTTCCATATAAggcacccacccccaccgaAGAGGATACTAACCACGGGAATGTGGTGCATATCTTGGTGTACATGTTTCCCCGTCAATTTGGGCTGCATAATCCATTTACGTCGGTTGTGGACCGCCAGAAGACAACTCAGAAGTTCCAGGACTACACCCTTCGTGAAGAGGAGATAGCCGAGAAGTTTTCCAAGTTGGATACGCACGGAAAGCCTATCAGGCACGTTCCCAAGAGACTTAGAGGACAGGTCCAACATCTTGTTGAGCGACTTCAGATATTGCACGGCCGTTGCGCATATGCCGAGATGATGAAGCACTATTGCCCA GTACCTGGCTTGACAGCAAGCCGTAAGAAGGCTTCCACCTCCATGGAAAGGTCATTAGTTTCACCATCAAGGCCAGCTGGCAAAGCTTCTcggggcaagaagaagactcgGCAGAATGCAGCCCCGGATTGGAACTTGAAGTACAGCTCTCTCACGGAGTTGGCAACTCCAACATCGTCTGTCTCGGCCTTTTGCCAGGCTATACTAGCCAAGGTGATTCCCAATGAGTTCTGGGGCCAGGGCGACGCACAAGAGCACAACAAGGCCTGCCTTCTCAAAAAGGTCCACGAGTTCATTCATCTGCGGCGGTTTGAGAGCATGTGTCTGCATGAGGTCATGCAGGGAATGAAG CTCCAAGATATCGACTGGCTCGCACCTCCTGGACTAGCCAACCAAAAATGCTCGCAGTCAGACATGCAGAAACGAACCGAAATCTTTTACGAGTTTCTCTACTACCTGTTTGATTCATTCTTGATACCCTTGATTCGAAGCAATTTCTATGTCACTGATTCCAGTGTTGACAAGTATTGTCTGTTTTTCTATCGGCATGACGTCTGGCGGTATGTTGCCGAGCCTGCCATGGCCGCGCTCAAGACCAGGATGTTTGAGGAGGTCAGGTTGGAAGATGCTTTACGGATCTTGGGGTCCCGCAAACTTGGACTTGCCCACCTTCGGCTGGTTCCCAAGGAAACCAACATGAGACCTCTCATGAATTTGTCACGTCGGACTCTGCGGCCAGGGGGGAAAGCTGGGTTGAGCTACAGTATCAATACTAATTTGGGGCCGGTGAATTCGGTGCTCAAGCTTGAGAGG ACACGAAATGCCGAGCGTCTCGGatcttccctcttctcagTGAGCGACATCTACCCCCGCATCAAGGCATTCAAAACCTCCCTTGGCCAAGGATACCACAAGCTCTACTTTGCCAAAGTTGACGTCACGGCCGCCTACGATACCATCCCTCAAGACGCCATGATCAAACTACTCCGCCAGATCCCCAAGCAAGCCTTTTATAAAATCAAGAAACACGCCGAAGTCAGCCCCCTCGAAATGGTCCTTGGCCAAGGCAGCACTGCCAAAGCCGCCAGCCGCTGGCCCTCGGTAGCCCAACCAAACAAagaccccctccccttttcccaaTTCATTGAGACCACTCTCGCCCCGACCAAAAAAGACACCATCTTCGTCGACCGCTCCAACGCCCAGAAAACCCACAACACCCGGGACCTGATGTCTCTATCCACGTCCCACATCAAAGACAACCTCATCCGCATAGGCAAGAAACACTACCGCCAAAAATCCGGCATCCCTCAAGGCTCGGTGATTTCCTCCGCCCTCTGCAACTACTTCTACGCCGACCTCGAGCGCACCCACCTCTCCTGTTTGTTCTCCGATgacaacaccaacgacaGCCTGCTCCTCCGGCTGATAGACgacttcctcctcatcaccacctccctccccaaagcAACCCAGTTCATCACAACAATGCACTCTGGCGTCCCCGCCTACGGCGTAACCGTCAACCCTTCAAAGTCCCTCGTTAATTTCCCCGTCACCATCAACGGCACCACTCTCCCAACCTTACAatccaaaaacaacaacagaccAGCTCAATTCCCCTACACGGGCCTattcatcaacaccaaaactCTCGAAATCTCCAAAGATAACACCGCTCTTACAGGTAACCCTAAAAGCG TCTTCAACTCTTTAACAGTAGAACACACCCGCCGCCCAGGCCGCAATTTTTCCCGCAAGGTCCTCGCCTCGTTCAAGCTCCAGTCGGGCATCCACCTTTTTGATACCAGCCTCAACTCGAGGCCCAAGGTGCTGGCCAACGCGTTTGCCGCCTTTGTGGTCTGCGCCAGGAAGATGTGGGCTTATGGGAGGTGTATGGGGAAGAAACGACAGCCcggtggggtggttgttaAAG ATACCATCAGGTCATTGATTGATGTTGCGTTTCTGCTGCTGACGAGCAAAAGCAGAAAGGAGAGGTGGCCGGGGTATGAGTGTATGGTTacaaagggggaggtggcgtggttggtgatggtggctttTAGACAGGTTCTTGTTAGGAAGCAGACGGGATACAGAGAGGTTGTGGTTTGGCtgcaggaggagacggtCAACTTGtcgaaggggaagaagggggttgctgttgcgggTTTAATCAAGATTATTAGGGGAGTTGGGATCTGA